One part of the Streptomyces sp. AM 2-1-1 genome encodes these proteins:
- a CDS encoding DEDDh family exonuclease yields the protein MLDDRQTAAPWPAAYPQGYAVVDVETTGLARDDRIVSAAVYRLDARGEIEDHWYTLVNPERDPGPVWIHGLTSEVLEGAPLFTEIAGQLSEYLAGRVLVAHNAAFDWSMIAREYARASVVAPVQQRLCTIALAKELRLPLPNHKLSSLASHFGVVQERAHHALDDARVLAEAFRPSLRAAARDGVRLPLLECLPLTEWSDSPVRPKIGHQPSYGQTSWRPSRKRAACPYPNPGRYSADQPLKQGMRVAFSGDTSVDRELLEDRAVEAGLHVATSVSRLTSLLVTNDPDSATSKTVKAKSFGTPVVDEAAFTHLLRDVAPASPPA from the coding sequence ATGCTCGACGACCGTCAGACCGCAGCACCGTGGCCGGCCGCGTATCCCCAGGGGTACGCGGTCGTCGACGTGGAGACCACCGGCCTCGCCCGCGACGACCGGATAGTGTCCGCCGCCGTCTACCGCCTGGACGCCCGGGGGGAGATCGAGGATCACTGGTACACGCTGGTCAACCCCGAGCGCGACCCGGGTCCGGTGTGGATCCACGGCCTGACCAGCGAGGTGCTCGAAGGCGCCCCGCTCTTCACGGAGATCGCGGGACAGCTCTCGGAGTACCTCGCCGGCCGGGTGCTGGTCGCCCACAACGCCGCGTTCGACTGGTCGATGATCGCCCGGGAGTACGCGCGCGCCTCGGTGGTCGCCCCGGTCCAGCAGCGGCTCTGCACCATCGCGCTCGCCAAGGAGCTGCGACTGCCGCTGCCCAACCACAAGCTGTCGTCGCTGGCTTCGCACTTCGGGGTCGTCCAGGAGCGGGCGCACCACGCGCTGGACGATGCCCGGGTGCTGGCCGAGGCTTTCCGGCCGAGCCTGCGGGCGGCCGCACGGGACGGGGTGCGGCTGCCGTTGCTGGAGTGCCTGCCGCTGACCGAGTGGTCCGACTCGCCGGTACGGCCGAAGATCGGCCACCAGCCGTCGTACGGGCAGACCAGCTGGCGCCCCTCGCGGAAACGGGCCGCCTGTCCGTACCCCAATCCGGGGCGCTACAGCGCCGACCAGCCGCTGAAGCAGGGCATGCGGGTGGCGTTCTCCGGGGACACCTCGGTCGACCGCGAACTGCTGGAGGACCGGGCGGTGGAGGCCGGGCTGCACGTGGCGACGAGTGTGTCGCGCCTCACCAGCCTGCTCGTCACCAACGATCCGGACTCCGCGACGTCGAAGACGGTCAAGGCGAAGTCGTTCGGCACCCCCGTGGTGGACGAGGCCGCCTTCACGCATCTGCTGCGGGACGTGGCACCGGCCTCCCCCCCGGCATAG
- a CDS encoding zinc-dependent alcohol dehydrogenase family protein: MRATVIHAPHDIRVEDVPDPAVQHPTDVVVRVVRACICGSDLWAYRGESARKPGQRIGHEFLGIVEETGSEVAGFRAGDLVVAPFVWSDGTCAYCADGLHTSCPRGGFWGSEGSDGGQGEAVRVPFADGTLVKLPAEAATDDRLLTALLALSDVLGTGHHAAVGAGVKPGSTVAVVGDGAVGLCGVMAAKRLGADRIIALGRHTARTDIARAFGATDVVAARGEEAVAAVRELTGGAGAHSVIEAVGTEQSMRTAFGIARDGGAVGYVGVPHGSGTGLDLGDMFSRNVALRGGVAPVRAYIPELLPDVLDGTIDPSPVFDLAVGLDEVPAGYAAMDTRTALKVLVKP, from the coding sequence ATGCGCGCCACCGTCATCCACGCCCCGCACGACATCCGGGTGGAGGACGTGCCCGACCCGGCCGTCCAGCACCCCACCGACGTGGTGGTGCGGGTGGTGCGCGCCTGCATCTGCGGCAGCGACCTGTGGGCCTATCGCGGCGAGTCCGCCCGCAAGCCCGGCCAGCGCATCGGACACGAGTTCCTCGGAATCGTGGAGGAGACCGGCTCCGAGGTCGCCGGCTTCCGCGCCGGTGACCTCGTCGTCGCCCCCTTCGTCTGGTCGGACGGCACCTGCGCCTACTGCGCCGACGGTCTCCACACCTCGTGCCCGCGGGGCGGGTTCTGGGGGTCCGAGGGGTCCGACGGCGGCCAGGGCGAGGCCGTCCGGGTCCCGTTCGCCGACGGCACCCTCGTCAAGCTTCCCGCCGAGGCGGCCACCGACGACCGGCTGCTCACCGCGCTGCTCGCCCTCTCCGACGTCCTGGGCACCGGCCACCACGCCGCCGTGGGCGCCGGGGTGAAGCCCGGTTCCACCGTGGCGGTCGTCGGTGACGGTGCGGTCGGCCTCTGCGGCGTCATGGCCGCCAAGCGCCTGGGCGCCGACCGGATCATCGCGCTGGGCCGCCACACCGCCCGTACCGACATCGCCCGCGCCTTCGGCGCCACGGACGTCGTCGCGGCCCGCGGCGAGGAGGCCGTGGCCGCCGTGCGGGAGCTGACCGGCGGGGCCGGCGCGCACAGCGTCATCGAGGCCGTCGGCACCGAGCAGTCCATGCGGACCGCCTTCGGGATCGCCCGCGACGGCGGGGCCGTCGGCTACGTCGGCGTCCCGCACGGCAGCGGCACCGGCCTGGACCTCGGCGACATGTTCTCCCGCAACGTCGCCCTGCGCGGCGGGGTCGCCCCGGTGCGCGCGTACATCCCCGAGCTGCTCCCCGACGTGCTGGACGGCACCATCGACCCCTCGCCCGTCTTCGACCTCGCGGTCGGCCTCGACGAGGTGCCCGCCGGATACGCGGCGATGGACACGCGCACCGCGCTGAAGGTCCTCGTCAAGCCGTAG
- a CDS encoding SURF1 family protein, with translation MYRFLLTRQWVLVTLLLLVLIPTMVELGFWQLHRHQHKVAQNALIARNLAADPEPVQRLTSPGHTVPRADYWRTVTAQGTFDTAHEVVVRRRTSDDDRIGVHVLTPLNLDGGGTVMVNRGWIEAAADQAAFPDVPPAPRGDVTVTGRLMADETTGTSGIKDLRGLPDRQVMLINSAQQSALLSRPVLGGYIEMTAPEAAGNSPEQIATPDHDSIGPHMAYAVQWWLFAAGVPVGWVVLVRREKRDRAEAAAARAAGAEDGAGQPEPARV, from the coding sequence GTGTACCGCTTCCTGTTGACCCGGCAGTGGGTGCTCGTCACCCTCCTCCTTCTCGTCCTGATCCCGACCATGGTCGAGCTGGGCTTCTGGCAGCTGCACCGCCATCAACACAAGGTGGCGCAGAACGCCCTGATCGCGCGGAACCTCGCGGCCGATCCGGAGCCTGTCCAGCGGCTCACCTCGCCGGGCCACACCGTGCCCCGCGCGGACTACTGGCGCACGGTCACCGCCCAAGGCACCTTCGACACCGCCCACGAGGTCGTGGTGCGCCGCCGGACGTCCGACGACGACCGGATCGGGGTGCACGTCCTCACTCCGCTGAACCTCGACGGCGGCGGCACCGTCATGGTGAACCGCGGCTGGATCGAGGCCGCCGCCGACCAGGCGGCCTTCCCCGACGTGCCGCCCGCCCCCCGGGGCGACGTCACCGTCACCGGGCGCCTGATGGCGGACGAGACGACGGGCACCAGCGGCATCAAGGATCTCAGGGGACTGCCCGACCGCCAGGTCATGCTGATCAACAGCGCCCAGCAGTCCGCGCTGCTCTCCCGCCCCGTCCTCGGCGGCTACATCGAGATGACCGCGCCCGAGGCCGCCGGGAACTCGCCCGAGCAGATCGCCACCCCCGACCACGATTCGATCGGCCCCCACATGGCGTACGCCGTGCAGTGGTGGCTGTTCGCGGCCGGCGTGCCGGTGGGCTGGGTGGTCCTGGTACGCCGTGAGAAGCGTGACCGGGCCGAAGCGGCCGCGGCACGGGCCGCCGGGGCCGAGGACGGCGCCGGGCAGCCGGAACCCGCCCGCGTGTAG
- a CDS encoding glycoside hydrolase family 15 protein yields the protein MTQRIEDYALIGDLQTAALVGRNGSVDWLCLPRFDSGACFAALLGDEDNGHWRIAPEGTTASDTCTRRGYAGDSLVLETFWETPTGTVKVIDFMPQRDKSPDVMRIVEGVSGSVEMSSVLRLRFDFGSIVPWMRRSHGHRVAVAGPDSVWLRSDPPVKTWGQQFSTCSSFTVAEGEQVAFVLTWHPSHSPRPKLIDPYKALKHTLKDWAKWSATCTYQGKYRDAVLRSLITLKALTYRPTGGIVAALTTSLPEEIGGVRNWDYRYCWLRDSTLTLGALLSAGYLDEAAAWRDWLLRAVAGDPADLQIMYGLAGERRLPETELPWLAGYENSRPVRTGNAAVHQLQLDVYGEVIDSLRLARDAGLSDKPHAWNLQLSLLGFLESTWRRPDEGLWEIRGERQHFVHSKVMAWVAADRAVTSLEADPSLPGDPDRWRAMRDAVHAEVCEKGYDPVRNTFTQSYGSKALDAATLLMVRTGFLPPDDPRIVGTVDAVRAELGSDGLVRRYSTEGASVDGLPGEEGAFIVCTFWLADALLRTGRPAEAEELFERLLELRNDVGLLAEEYDTVTGRQLGNYPQAFSHIGLVNTAVALMEGEAL from the coding sequence GTGACACAACGCATCGAGGACTACGCCCTCATCGGCGATCTCCAGACGGCCGCTCTCGTCGGCCGGAACGGTTCCGTCGACTGGCTCTGCCTGCCCCGCTTCGACTCCGGCGCCTGCTTCGCGGCTCTGCTCGGGGACGAGGACAACGGCCACTGGCGGATCGCGCCCGAGGGCACCACGGCATCCGACACCTGTACCCGCCGCGGCTACGCCGGCGACTCCCTCGTCCTGGAGACGTTCTGGGAGACCCCCACCGGCACCGTCAAGGTCATCGACTTCATGCCGCAGCGCGACAAGTCGCCCGACGTGATGCGGATCGTCGAGGGCGTCAGCGGGAGTGTCGAGATGAGCTCGGTGCTGCGGCTGCGCTTCGACTTCGGTTCCATCGTGCCGTGGATGCGGCGCTCGCACGGCCACCGGGTGGCGGTGGCCGGACCGGACTCCGTCTGGCTGCGCAGCGATCCGCCGGTCAAGACGTGGGGGCAGCAGTTCAGCACCTGCTCGTCGTTCACCGTCGCCGAGGGCGAGCAGGTGGCGTTCGTCCTGACCTGGCACCCCTCGCACTCGCCGCGGCCGAAGCTGATCGACCCCTACAAGGCGCTGAAGCACACCCTGAAGGACTGGGCGAAGTGGTCGGCGACCTGCACCTACCAGGGGAAGTACCGGGACGCGGTGCTCCGGTCGCTGATCACGCTGAAGGCGCTGACCTACCGGCCGACCGGCGGAATCGTCGCGGCTCTGACCACCTCGCTGCCGGAGGAGATCGGCGGCGTACGGAACTGGGACTACCGCTACTGCTGGCTGCGGGACTCCACGCTGACCCTGGGCGCGCTCCTCTCGGCCGGCTACCTGGACGAGGCGGCGGCCTGGCGGGACTGGTTGCTGCGCGCGGTCGCGGGCGATCCGGCGGACCTGCAGATCATGTACGGGCTGGCCGGTGAGCGCCGGCTGCCCGAGACCGAACTGCCCTGGCTCGCCGGGTACGAGAACTCGCGGCCGGTCCGTACCGGCAACGCGGCGGTCCACCAGCTCCAGCTCGACGTGTACGGCGAGGTGATCGACTCCCTCCGCCTCGCCCGGGACGCCGGTCTGAGCGACAAGCCGCACGCCTGGAACCTCCAGCTCAGCCTGCTCGGCTTCCTGGAGTCCACCTGGCGCCGACCGGACGAGGGCCTGTGGGAGATCCGGGGCGAGCGGCAGCATTTCGTCCACTCCAAAGTGATGGCCTGGGTCGCGGCCGACCGGGCGGTGACCTCCCTGGAGGCCGACCCCTCGCTGCCGGGTGACCCCGACCGCTGGCGCGCGATGCGCGACGCCGTCCACGCGGAGGTGTGCGAGAAGGGGTACGACCCGGTGCGCAACACCTTCACCCAGTCGTACGGGTCGAAGGCGCTGGACGCGGCGACGCTGCTCATGGTCCGTACGGGATTCCTGCCGCCGGACGACCCGCGGATCGTCGGCACGGTCGACGCGGTCCGCGCGGAGCTGGGCAGCGACGGCCTGGTCCGCCGCTACAGCACCGAGGGGGCGTCGGTGGACGGGCTGCCGGGCGAGGAAGGGGCCTTCATCGTCTGCACGTTCTGGCTGGCGGACGCGCTGTTGCGGACCGGCCGGCCCGCCGAGGCGGAGGAGCTCTTCGAGCGGCTGCTGGAGCTCCGCAACGACGTGGGGCTCCTCGCCGAGGAGTACGACACGGTGACGGGGCGCCAGCTGGGGAACTACCCCCAGGCGTTCAGCCACATCGGTCTGGTCAACACGGCGGTCGCCCTCATGGAGGGCGAGGCACTATAG
- a CDS encoding sterol desaturase family protein has product MEPNLPDVVLWSLPAFVLLTVVEMISYRFRPDEDAAGYDTRDAATSVTMGLGSLGFDLLWKIPVVALYTALYGLTPLRVPVLWWTVLLMLLAQDFLYYWSHRGHHVVRVLWACHVVHHSSRRFNLTTALRQPWTSATVWPFYLPMVACGVHPAALAFCQSANLVYQFWVHTERVGKLPRPFEYVLNTPSHHRVHHASQGGYLDRNFGGILILWDRLFGSFTEETEQPVYGLTKNITTHNPLRVATHEYAAIARDVRAATSWGERAGRIFRGPGWQPAKTPTTAPAPAPQLPPVAGTTR; this is encoded by the coding sequence ATGGAGCCGAACCTGCCCGATGTCGTGCTGTGGTCCCTGCCGGCCTTCGTCCTGCTCACCGTCGTCGAGATGATCAGCTACCGCTTCCGTCCGGACGAGGACGCCGCCGGGTACGACACCCGGGACGCGGCGACCAGCGTGACCATGGGACTCGGCTCGCTCGGCTTCGACCTGCTGTGGAAGATCCCGGTCGTGGCCCTCTACACGGCGCTGTACGGACTCACCCCGCTGCGCGTCCCCGTCCTGTGGTGGACGGTCCTGCTGATGCTGCTCGCCCAGGACTTCCTCTACTACTGGTCCCACCGGGGCCACCACGTCGTCCGCGTCCTGTGGGCCTGCCACGTCGTGCACCACTCCAGCCGCAGGTTCAACCTCACCACCGCGCTGCGCCAGCCCTGGACCTCGGCGACGGTCTGGCCGTTCTACCTGCCGATGGTCGCCTGCGGGGTGCACCCGGCCGCGCTCGCCTTCTGCCAGTCCGCCAACCTCGTCTACCAGTTCTGGGTGCACACCGAACGGGTCGGGAAACTGCCCCGGCCCTTCGAGTACGTCCTGAACACGCCCTCGCACCACCGGGTGCACCACGCCTCCCAGGGCGGCTACCTGGACCGGAACTTCGGCGGGATCCTGATCCTCTGGGACCGGCTCTTCGGCTCGTTCACCGAAGAGACCGAGCAGCCCGTCTACGGCCTCACCAAGAACATCACCACCCACAACCCGCTGCGCGTCGCCACCCACGAGTACGCCGCCATCGCCCGGGACGTCCGGGCCGCCACGAGCTGGGGCGAACGCGCCGGGCGGATCTTCCGGGGCCCGGGATGGCAGCCGGCCAAAACCCCCACCACCGCCCCGGCCCCCGCCCCGCAGCTCCCGCCGGTCGCCGGGACCACCCGGTGA
- a CDS encoding lysoplasmalogenase: MSAADLAGLLAGADTVHLLAKPLLMPVLAAYALTRGGPRWLIAALLFGWGGDLALLAEDDTAFLLGMGSFAAGHLCYLRLFGRARASWTAGAAYALALTAALVAMWGDLPAAIRLPMAGYSLLLATMAWRSGVLGRYAGAGGALFLLSDSLIATGVADWPQPPAHDALVMATYLAAQLLLTAGALGGTGRPSVPGAYRGKVATV, encoded by the coding sequence CTGTCGGCAGCCGACCTGGCCGGACTGCTGGCCGGCGCGGACACCGTCCACCTCCTCGCCAAACCGCTGCTGATGCCGGTGCTCGCCGCGTACGCCCTCACCCGGGGCGGGCCCCGGTGGCTGATCGCCGCGCTGCTCTTCGGATGGGGCGGCGACCTGGCCCTGCTGGCCGAGGACGACACCGCGTTCCTCCTCGGCATGGGGTCCTTCGCCGCCGGACACCTCTGCTACCTGCGGCTCTTCGGCCGGGCGCGCGCCTCGTGGACGGCGGGCGCCGCCTACGCGCTCGCGCTCACCGCCGCCCTGGTGGCGATGTGGGGCGACCTGCCGGCCGCGATACGGCTGCCGATGGCGGGGTACAGCCTGCTGCTCGCCACCATGGCCTGGCGCTCCGGCGTCCTCGGCCGGTACGCCGGAGCGGGCGGGGCGCTCTTCCTGCTCTCCGACTCGCTGATCGCCACCGGCGTCGCCGACTGGCCGCAGCCGCCCGCCCACGACGCCCTCGTCATGGCCACCTACCTCGCCGCCCAGCTCCTGCTGACCGCAGGGGCGCTCGGGGGCACGGGACGGCCGTCGGTGCCGGGGGCGTACCGTGGAAAGGTTGCAACCGTCTGA
- a CDS encoding VIT family protein: MTPNQAPDGHDEPHAGGLGTRLNWLRAAVLGANDGVVSTAGLVVGVAGATGSRSALLTAGLAGLLAGSMSMAAGEYVSVSTQRDSEKAALATERRELRDDPEAELVELTALLEGKGLSHPLAREAARQLTERDALRAHAEVELGIDPDGLTDPWHAAGASFLAFTAGALLPLLAIALPPSAYRLLVTVVAVLVALTVTGWWSARLGGAPAVPAVLRNAGGGALAMGVTYAAGTLLGAAGV; this comes from the coding sequence ATGACGCCGAACCAGGCCCCCGACGGCCACGACGAGCCCCACGCCGGCGGTCTCGGCACCCGGCTGAACTGGCTGCGCGCCGCGGTCCTCGGAGCCAACGACGGCGTGGTCTCCACCGCCGGCCTCGTCGTCGGTGTGGCGGGCGCCACGGGCAGCAGGAGCGCGCTGCTGACGGCCGGCCTCGCCGGACTGCTGGCCGGTTCGATGTCCATGGCGGCGGGCGAGTACGTCTCCGTCTCCACCCAGCGCGACTCCGAGAAGGCCGCGCTCGCCACCGAACGCCGCGAGCTGCGGGACGATCCGGAGGCGGAACTCGTCGAGCTGACCGCCCTGTTGGAGGGCAAGGGCCTCAGCCACCCACTGGCCCGCGAGGCCGCCCGCCAGCTCACCGAACGCGACGCGCTGCGCGCCCACGCCGAGGTGGAGCTCGGCATCGACCCCGACGGGCTCACCGACCCGTGGCACGCGGCGGGCGCCAGCTTCCTCGCCTTCACGGCGGGCGCACTGCTGCCGCTGCTCGCCATCGCGCTGCCCCCGTCCGCCTACCGGCTGCTGGTGACCGTGGTGGCGGTGCTCGTCGCCCTCACGGTGACCGGCTGGTGGAGCGCCCGCCTGGGCGGCGCCCCGGCGGTCCCGGCGGTCCTGCGCAACGCGGGCGGCGGAGCGCTGGCGATGGGCGTCACCTACGCGGCGGGGACGCTGCTGGGGGCGGCCGGGGTGTGA
- a CDS encoding SDR family oxidoreductase, whose amino-acid sequence MDLGLKDRVYLVTGATRGLGNAAATALAADGAKVIITGRDEKSVTAAAAALGPDALGVAADNGDPTAATRLLTAARERFGRLDGVLISVGGPPPGSAADNTDEQWQAAFESVFLGAVRLARAAAAELGEGGVIGFVLSGSVHEPISGLTVSNGLRPGLAGFAKSLANDLGPRGIRVVGLLPSRIDTDRVRELDALSGDAEAARTANESRIPLRRYGTPEEFGKTAAFLLSPAASYLTGIMLPVDGGARHGF is encoded by the coding sequence ATGGATCTTGGACTGAAGGACCGCGTCTACCTCGTCACCGGAGCCACCCGGGGGCTGGGGAACGCCGCCGCGACCGCCCTGGCGGCGGACGGCGCGAAGGTGATCATCACCGGCCGGGACGAGAAGAGCGTCACGGCGGCTGCCGCCGCGCTCGGACCGGACGCCCTCGGCGTCGCGGCCGACAACGGCGACCCGACCGCCGCGACGCGGCTGCTGACGGCGGCCAGGGAGAGGTTCGGCCGGCTCGACGGCGTACTGATCAGTGTCGGCGGCCCGCCCCCCGGTTCCGCCGCCGACAACACCGACGAGCAGTGGCAGGCGGCCTTCGAGTCGGTCTTCCTCGGTGCGGTCCGCCTGGCCCGCGCCGCGGCGGCCGAGCTCGGGGAGGGCGGTGTCATCGGCTTCGTGCTCTCCGGCTCGGTCCACGAGCCGATCTCCGGACTGACCGTCTCCAACGGGCTGCGCCCCGGTCTGGCCGGTTTCGCCAAGTCCCTGGCGAACGACCTCGGACCCCGCGGGATCCGGGTGGTCGGACTTCTGCCGTCCCGCATCGACACCGACCGGGTCCGTGAACTCGACGCGCTCTCGGGCGACGCGGAGGCGGCCCGGACCGCGAACGAGTCGCGCATCCCGCTGCGCCGCTACGGCACCCCCGAGGAGTTCGGGAAGACCGCGGCCTTCCTGCTCTCCCCCGCCGCGTCCTACCTGACGGGGATCATGCTGCCGGTGGACGGCGGAGCCCGGCACGGGTTCTGA
- the amaP gene encoding alkaline shock response membrane anchor protein AmaP — translation MLRTVNRVLLALAGLILVVVGGAVLATGFGAPVPSWFPWSGASDVLLSDADRTSRRDEGWWWPTVIAILAVLVVLALWWLLAQLRRGRLAEVLVDSGDGEGALLRGRALEGVLAAEAGHLDGVARAQVSLSGRRSAPQARVGMRLEPHAVPAEALRGLSEEALAHARASAGLEKLPAEVLLKAVKHRAERVT, via the coding sequence ATGCTCCGAACGGTGAACCGGGTCCTGCTGGCCCTCGCCGGGCTGATCCTCGTCGTCGTCGGCGGCGCCGTGCTCGCCACCGGCTTCGGCGCCCCGGTGCCGTCCTGGTTCCCGTGGAGCGGCGCGTCCGACGTGCTGCTCAGCGACGCGGACCGGACCAGCCGGCGCGACGAGGGCTGGTGGTGGCCGACCGTCATCGCGATCCTCGCCGTCCTGGTCGTCCTCGCCCTGTGGTGGCTCCTCGCCCAGCTCCGGCGCGGCCGGCTCGCCGAAGTGCTGGTCGACAGCGGCGACGGCGAGGGCGCGTTGCTGCGGGGGCGGGCCCTGGAGGGCGTCCTCGCCGCCGAGGCGGGCCACCTCGACGGCGTCGCCCGCGCCCAGGTGTCGCTGAGCGGCCGGCGGAGCGCCCCGCAGGCCCGCGTCGGGATGCGGCTGGAACCGCACGCCGTGCCGGCGGAGGCGCTGCGCGGCCTCTCCGAGGAGGCGCTGGCCCACGCCCGCGCCTCGGCCGGGCTGGAGAAGCTGCCGGCCGAGGTGCTGCTGAAGGCCGTCAAGCACCGCGCGGAACGCGTCACCTGA
- a CDS encoding Asp23/Gls24 family envelope stress response protein: protein MSETTTQRPGPDSSGEDRGRSLTKRAGDAGTRGRTTIADGVVEKIAGLAARDVDGVHAMGGGLSRTFGAMRDRVPGGGSGSKSPSRGVKAEVGESQAALDLEIVVDYGFPIHEVARDVRENVVAAVERMTGLEVVEVNIAVSDVKLPDEEDDDDDGSSSRVQ from the coding sequence ATGAGTGAGACCACCACGCAGCGCCCCGGCCCGGACAGCTCCGGTGAAGACCGGGGCAGGAGCCTGACCAAGCGCGCGGGCGACGCCGGTACCCGCGGGCGCACCACGATCGCGGACGGGGTCGTCGAGAAGATCGCCGGCCTCGCGGCACGCGACGTCGACGGTGTGCACGCCATGGGGGGCGGGCTGTCCCGTACCTTCGGCGCCATGCGCGACCGGGTCCCCGGCGGTGGCAGCGGCTCCAAGTCGCCCTCGCGCGGGGTGAAGGCCGAGGTCGGCGAGTCCCAGGCCGCGCTCGATCTGGAGATCGTCGTCGACTACGGCTTCCCCATCCACGAGGTGGCGCGTGACGTCCGCGAGAACGTCGTCGCCGCCGTCGAGCGGATGACCGGGCTCGAAGTCGTCGAGGTCAACATCGCGGTCAGCGACGTCAAGCTGCCCGACGAGGAAGACGATGACGACGACGGTTCCTCCTCGCGGGTCCAGTAG
- a CDS encoding DUF6286 domain-containing protein produces MPVVEPPDPPGPGQDSSSSSYRPVPATDDRGGGRAGRFWSARRVPAALLALVVLGASGLFLYDVAAVRADRPAMRWRRSLADGLAERPLDDVWVRTGAGVAAALGLWLLLLALTPGLRGLLPMSRRYPGVHAALDRDAASLVLRDRAVEVSGVQSVRVRTGRRKAAVRAVSHFRELDEVRADLDSALSAAVGELGLAKPPKLSVHVRRPAKKG; encoded by the coding sequence CTGCCCGTCGTCGAGCCGCCGGATCCGCCCGGCCCGGGCCAGGACTCCTCCTCGTCCTCGTACCGGCCCGTCCCCGCGACGGACGACCGCGGGGGCGGACGGGCCGGACGCTTCTGGTCGGCCCGCCGCGTCCCGGCGGCCCTCCTGGCGCTGGTCGTCCTCGGCGCCTCGGGGCTCTTCCTCTACGACGTCGCGGCCGTCCGCGCCGACCGTCCGGCGATGCGGTGGCGGCGCTCCCTCGCGGACGGCCTCGCCGAACGGCCCCTCGACGACGTGTGGGTGCGCACCGGTGCGGGCGTCGCCGCCGCTCTCGGGCTGTGGCTGCTCCTGCTCGCCCTCACCCCGGGGCTGCGCGGCCTCCTGCCGATGAGCCGCCGGTACCCCGGGGTGCACGCGGCCCTCGACCGCGACGCGGCCTCCCTGGTCCTGCGCGACCGGGCCGTGGAGGTGTCCGGCGTGCAGTCGGTACGGGTCAGGACGGGCCGCCGCAAGGCCGCCGTCCGGGCGGTCTCGCACTTCCGCGAACTGGACGAGGTACGGGCGGACCTGGACTCCGCGCTCTCCGCCGCCGTCGGCGAACTCGGCCTCGCCAAACCGCCGAAGCTCTCGGTCCACGTCCGCCGGCCCGCCAAGAAGGGATAG
- a CDS encoding enoyl-CoA hydratase/isomerase family protein, whose translation MTSLDPLLDKDGVRLTVEDAVATVTLTNPAKRNAQSPALWRALTEAGRAVPGTVRVVVLRGEGASFSAGLDRQAFAPEGFDGEPSFLDMARGPESELDAIIASYQEAFTWWRRNDIVSIAAVQGHAIGAGFQLALACDLRIAAEDAQFAMRETSLGLVPDLTGTHPLVHLVGYARALEMCATGRFVLAPEAERLGLANLVVPADQLDAATQDLAAALLAAPRDAVVETKALLHGAVSRTYEEQRAAERAAQGRRLRDLAGLTD comes from the coding sequence ATGACCTCGCTCGACCCGCTGCTCGACAAGGACGGCGTACGACTCACCGTCGAAGACGCGGTCGCCACGGTGACCTTGACCAACCCGGCCAAGCGCAACGCTCAGTCTCCCGCTCTGTGGCGGGCGTTGACGGAGGCCGGGCGGGCAGTCCCCGGCACCGTGCGGGTCGTGGTGCTCCGCGGCGAGGGCGCGTCCTTCTCCGCGGGCCTCGACCGGCAGGCGTTCGCCCCCGAGGGCTTCGACGGTGAGCCGTCCTTCCTCGACATGGCACGCGGTCCCGAGTCCGAACTCGACGCGATCATCGCCTCCTACCAGGAGGCGTTCACCTGGTGGCGGCGGAACGACATCGTGTCGATCGCGGCGGTCCAGGGCCATGCCATCGGCGCGGGATTCCAGCTCGCCCTCGCCTGCGACCTGCGGATCGCCGCCGAGGACGCGCAGTTCGCCATGCGGGAGACCAGCCTCGGTCTCGTCCCCGACCTCACGGGCACCCACCCCCTGGTCCATCTCGTGGGGTACGCCCGCGCGCTGGAGATGTGTGCCACCGGCCGCTTCGTGCTCGCCCCGGAGGCCGAGCGCCTCGGTCTCGCCAATCTCGTCGTCCCCGCCGACCAGCTCGACGCCGCGACCCAGGACCTGGCCGCCGCCCTGCTGGCCGCGCCGCGCGACGCCGTCGTGGAGACCAAGGCGCTGCTGCACGGCGCCGTCTCACGCACGTACGAGGAGCAGCGCGCCGCCGAGCGGGCCGCCCAGGGCCGCCGTCTGCGCGACCTGGCCGGCCTCACCGACTGA